The Campylobacter sp. CN_NE2 region GTGCTAGCACCACGCAAGGTGGCGTTGTAGGCGCAAACAGAACTCAGCTTTTGGTGGTGAGTGAAGAAGCGATGAATCAAAGTGCTACTTTGGCGTATGCCGATACTTTGAAAAAAGCAAACGCTTCAAAAACGCTAAATACAGACAAAAAACAAACACAAAGAGTGAAAACAATTTCAAATAAACTTATAAATCAAGTCGGAGTTTTTAGACCTGATGCGTTAAAATGGAATTGGGAAGTAAATGTAATCAATGATAAAACGGTTAATGCCTGGTGTATGCCCGGAGGCAAAATCGCCGTTTATACGGGCATTATAAATTCGCTTAAACTAACCGATGCCGAGTTGGCAGCCGTTATCGGACATGAGATTGCTCATGCTTTAAGAGAACACAGCAGGGAACAGGCTTCACAAGATCAACTTAAAAATGTAGGAATTTTTGCAGTTAGCCAAGCAGCAGGACTTGGTGATCTAGGAACTGCCGCGGTTAATATGGCGGCTCACTACACCATATCTTTGCCGTTTTCAAGAAGCCACGAGAGCGAAGCCGATTTGATGGGACTTGAACTAATGGCAAGAGCAGGATACGATCCAAATGCAGCTGTAAATGTATGGAAAAAGATGAGCCTATTAAGCGAGGGTAGCACACCGCAATTTTTATCAACTCACCCGTCAAATGAAACACGAATTCAAGAGTTAAATAAGGCTATTCCAAAGGTTATGCCTTTGTATGAAGCGACAAAAAAATCAACAAAAACTGCTAAAAAGTAGTTAAATTTACGGCTTTAAATTTGTGTAAATTTGCATAAATTTAAAGCCTTTTTTGATTGCAAAATTTATAATATTTCATTAAATTTCACTTAAATTTAGCAAATTTTAATGCAAATTTCCATATTCAAATTTGGCTCAAAAACTCGGTGCTGTCGCAATCAACGCAAATTTAAATTTTTTTATTTACAAAATTTTTGATATAATTTGCTTTTATTTTTTAAATTTAAGGATTAAATTTTGGACACGGATCATTCG contains the following coding sequences:
- a CDS encoding M48 family metallopeptidase — protein: MKKLVLLVSIFIGVIFSGCASTTQGGVVGANRTQLLVVSEEAMNQSATLAYADTLKKANASKTLNTDKKQTQRVKTISNKLINQVGVFRPDALKWNWEVNVINDKTVNAWCMPGGKIAVYTGIINSLKLTDAELAAVIGHEIAHALREHSREQASQDQLKNVGIFAVSQAAGLGDLGTAAVNMAAHYTISLPFSRSHESEADLMGLELMARAGYDPNAAVNVWKKMSLLSEGSTPQFLSTHPSNETRIQELNKAIPKVMPLYEATKKSTKTAKK